In the genome of Penaeus vannamei isolate JL-2024 chromosome 26, ASM4276789v1, whole genome shotgun sequence, one region contains:
- the Lrrk gene encoding leucine-rich repeat serine/threonine-protein kinase 1 isoform X2: MADFVETDSPLPTPTLQRKSVRMSDTGEGERAPPPFVRKCCVRKKASSETGSADARTHKRRARKKERPLDACVATSFRSLTGSERGAGDACNAGPKQSPKRRKSGDADSPRGPRTPIPAGVQSPRKVAKYGPSHAGDGEGEEARPVANGWHGAKHKGLPDTGRPNGDAGRVRMRRRSEEQHSALSSAKKRMFRSSEALDAAVAAARLDGVAERRDLAGERYTTRSGESSEDTDSETAVVGVSYKPINVSGECWRFVGDGASGEPGGGKAESARAREERLNGRNLAKGDGGAPRERRRWNSNQESRLSEDRTMSALWSNLRQDIQSGSRVIRDGTEDVGTEATEASPRSPPARTAPLSIQPQSARRTADILVQTPIVRREWKRLSSSLVEGNAAVPSALNASGRRLPSRASRTRWSMFADMDLPRMLAQQKDSLGQMRYGEIFGSIQMPRKASLGVEEGREVTEARFSPGHTMPEKNYECTTGETFRENDEKENSPLRNQGRTNYGRRSLRDVEEVLEAARTFPSVPAALNTQMKGAHGEAVAPSKDIIFSKFALKSALDRNEWKRKGGRFSFDRLVHVCSETVAQSIRQCIAESPDEVPANVKDIGLERGAAIIGDMIREFVATLPSDADKKEGEASKGEGGAEGEDGKDVTPLAEDKTIVHEAKDDDDDGKETPTSPPTPPPDEIREALLDDDEAETIKDSSSPRTSQDICDDNTSDEVPDGVRISGCGGTFVLPSFKKLEEPKVVSRRGSVDAQESSRIRLSKTGKIEVVDASEVGDEPDSITEEGGDRLESEDEGRFQDSVSSQQEGPDAPSARRSSFTERFNLWRMSWKYKNDSQPPSRSESLKIRLMQRRGSGSEFSMSYDSVRRSMSGNLNDLFSGGGQRRASTVETPRLARRNSEQKVSYPRRGSLTNLIFRSASDTSASQRLNVDDRLRKINKMDKASVERASDAYSYFFDYPVLHQDARELARQELHSALRESCSRGDVSRAKAILRDLGAEAEIIINSAPNGSNTLLFKACEEGQREMVRLLLDHGADGRIHPVTKYSPLYIACYYGRRDIAEMLLKKFPTLVNVSTVERWLPLHACIINGHTSVLELLLKFPYPEEALRKYWDKTGQYEYEMAFDINMKDVTGQSALYLACYVGNQKLVDLLLKHRIQATKVKTKEEIEKERQQKEMDSSSNDSKSSSRENTKTSIDSTSDLAEKSDDVASPTKHRISGGIQALMSKLNLVKTDANQKDNMISPLDIDMYCNSNTETALHIAVKNKHHSIVSMLLAAGANPNLRVYLPDDEMARLAEDEYIFTDCFRNKNFHSNFDYVYKEIRLYQAIWGNKIPSGSTALVEACRNRDLGMLDLLLKSHARDDECKALFIAAHAKDEIIVSKLLALKAHPDPEFKVNKRALEIKPSQQFSSLSVSNAGGVYSSLAPSTPVMINWHGQRCLSYLKDQWLVDASVNLNPKLRLSPRNQVIALYAITRLDISNNALTELPDMIFQLPSLKTLNAAQNKIEKLPPNIGHFIDGTVTLPRKGSKKELVIGPLSVLEEVHLQDNRLDSLPDGIFTLPTLQLLDVSNNKLSSLPYKIWTAPKLRELNASLNLLHDLPVRPEGQGHDSGMSSDAVSEVSDEDSLSSASELQLSLMDDSTDESPARRKTPDHRGVLSLGKHGNVITCCRRRDLKHHSLWSNTVEIQESLVGVRETEEETMSNLQSLNLSHNSFTSVPSGLACLALSLNRLNLSYNRLSEMGAATCYPVGLKQLDLSHNRIRAWPTVSRSESLESLESTLPSCYALAEVSRSAKFACQVQTSKLHPFSFLPPHNYIGRKYSQNLNVNRVRGGTSSPLGVSPTPGLCIHRRHIRLESLRTLILADNSLTRLNLYLDDNEFSVVSEVDENEASPVRSSAPRKSWLLFPNLSMLDVSNNLLRELPTTLHELTNLSVLNISGNTDITELPPEMGLLSRLWNLNTRACSLQEPLKSMIDSKKYKTMDVIGYLKSILEDARPYARMKLMIVGVQGIGKTSLLEQLRQEGTGSYRKKPVEHWAKRMGNKNINTRTSRGTSMSTVGVDIGDWIFEKKVRGHSNYGPVVFRTWDFGGQKEYYATHQYFLSKRSLYLVVWKISDGERGVAEILQWLVNIQARAPNSPVLIVGTHYDLVKEKFPPSWSEDLQQMIRDRFINVIDADKLGLPRVLDTIEVSCKTRHNIKLLCNLIYDTVFSLKTPGSKERLLEQRIPASYLALEDVVGVLALERRVQGRDPVLPADKYQALVTQEMSARGHRPFRDSAELNQATTFLHENGVMLHYEDATLKDLYFLDPQWLCDMLAHVVTIREINPFARNGIMKLDDLKHVFKSSTCAPMDAKSYIVNLLNKFEVALTWDNRTLLIPSLLPSEEQLRSGLPGMDVRIPVRSRGWAVRSKKFSSSTGSTIVGNSAFYMTNADVRKPARPLSYHGLTTEAIGSPKKESEEVGLTPSADPPAVQVTHRSAPHAAIRRLLLMSYFPSGFWSRLITRILADDAVVDIIRNYFVMPREVLNDRDLSSVLGGQAEWVCWQTGMELHYAHTTLFRMREVLPLHMHCQPSHGPHTPTHGASHTSQLTYDYKSMRFLVRQEGVWSDVEVNNSAVLEIILPNEAVVIKRPLQENDATSTAADILACGIQSVVLDPAPECVAKLLSLAVDHIDTLLEDWYPTLGTRFVHTSEGKFLVTRLVPCPVCLECHGQHEGPGNHPQARHLPDNWGSFVEMNPLYCSMTASQISQDLNVSHTSLERSLLTNSLMGSLAPSQQGHPLVGVPSPQPGGRSSTSSTAAGVGGGGTVGGGVSPGGAAIGGNMSPQLPRRSWGSRESYTSDGDSGVGAESTTSRYFVMNCKCRSQHLYIFNCRKPSAEGRPDLDNSGNNEGETSGGQEVTPVVYSFMVEECILAAYTARSVPCPLHADLLLAQIAPDTVFLDLGDRYLVRPELIKQGKLLGRGGFGFVFQGACRNRASGAPMDVALKMLQPVDPGTSARQSAIVAYKAAQSKWERDPLQYACKAYCSARQEVNILLSLRHPHIVPLVGVCPRPLALVLELAPQGALDQCLKHYQRSGARLSLHTLQAVVLQVAKALEYLHGQHIIYRDLKSENVLVWELPPPFHHQPQPKVDVRLADYGISRSSLPTGTKGFGGTEGFMAPEMMRHNGEEEYTEKVDCFSFGMFMYELLTTHQPYEHCDNVKEHVLEGGRPALTHRETEYPVYVLDLMVMCWSQQPRLRPSASQIVSIASAPEFTHLLDVASLDHSLNIMDAIRVPPVLVKDEDGELVVRDQGSIWVSRTSPQLDMVGAGEWGWGAYTSIEGLPDTITAMCCVGEYVWLGDSAGNIHGYSTRDYGRVFSYCLEPDAPQSSPVRSLCSLHALGRVAVALCNGRLFLCSSDVTPTSPVLGEGSFVMTELAGSTQEIHCLAVAQTPTTWSLWCGGSEGTMSIFSLRDDGLVVSQDSVSHFTTSTPPPSGDACDVLILHAPQTISAVSRHLRNSIWSYVYPGCVVYHWDVKEKKLVNRLDCSKLVPCSESLQSISIEEHLSPSQCQVSAVAVCGGEVYVGTTWGCVVVAEAESMRPITVFRPYEDEVRAIVPLPPTSVIVEPELGSGDVSDSSEGDIERLMNPVPLLATIGKGYRNLLGRYAPIPRSAQPEPGAQRAMYCLLWRAHHWLNT, from the exons ATGGCAGACTTTGTAGAGACGGACAGCCCGCTGCCCACGCCCACACTGCAGAGGAAGAGTGTCAGGATGAGTGACACCGGCGAGGGCGAGCGCGCGCCGCCGCCCTTCGTCCGCAAGTGCTGCGTGAGGAAGAAGGCGTCCTCCGAGACCGGGTCGGCGGACGCCAGGACGCACAAacggagggcgaggaagaaggagcgCCCACTGGACGCGTGCGTCGCCACCTCCTTCAGGTCCCTGACGGGGTCCGAACGCGGCGCTGGCGACGCTTGCAACGCGGGCCCCAAGCAGAGTCCGAAGAGGAGGAAGTCGGGGGACGCCGACAGCCCTCGAGGCCCTAGGACGCCCATCCCCGCGGGCGTGCAGAGTCCGCGGAAGGTGGCCAAGTACGGGCCGTCGCACGCCGGTGATGGCGAGGGCGAGGAGGCCAGGCCCGTGGCCAACGGCTGGCACGGGGCCAAGCACAAAGGGCTGCCGGACACGGGCAGGCCGAACGGCGACGCAGGCCGGGTCAGGATGAGGAGGCGGTCGGAGGAGCAGCACAGCGCCCTCAGCAGCGCCAAGAAGAGAATGTTCCGGAGCAGCGAGGCGCTGGACGCGGCGGTGGCAGCGGCGCGGCTGGACGGCGTGGCCGAGCGCCGCGACCTCGCCGGCGAGCGCTACACGACGCGCAGTGGCGAGAGCAGCGAGGACACGGACAGCGAGACGGCCGTGGTGGGCGTGAGCTACAAGCCCATCAACGTCTCCGGGGAGTGCTGGCGCTTCGTCGGCGACGGCGCGAGCGGCGAGCCCGGAGGCGGGAAGGCGGAGTCCGCCAGGGCGCGCGAGGAAAGGCTGAACGGCAGGAACTTGGCGAAGGGAGACGGGGGGGCGCCGAGGGAGAGGCGGCGCTGGAACAGCAACCAGGAGAGCAGGCTTTCGGAAGACAGGACGATGAGCGCCCTTTGGTCTAACCTTCGGCAGGACATACAAAGCGGCTCACGGGTAATTAGGGACGGCACGGAGGACGTCGGCACGGAGGCCACGGAGGCGTCCCCCAGAAGCCCCCCGGCACGCACAGCGCCGCTTAGCATTCAGCCACAGTCCGCAAGGAGGACCGCAGACATCCTCGTGCAGACGCCCATCGTGAGGCGTGAGTGGAAGCGCCTTTCGTCTTCGCTCGTCGAAGGGAACGCCGCTGTTCCGAGCGCACTAAACGCCTCTGGCCGGAGACTGCCGTCCAGGGCCAGTCGCACACGCTGGTCCATGTTCGCCGACATGGACCTCCCCAGGATGCTGGCCCAACAGAAGGACTCGCTCGGCCAGATGCGCTACGGGGAGATCTTCGGTAGCATCCAGATGCCGCGGAAGGCAAGcctgggggttgaggaggggcgggaggtcaCGGAGGCCAGGTTCAGCCCAGGTCACACGATGCCAGAGAAGAATTATGAGTGCACAACTGGAGAAACTTTTCGCGAGAACGACGAGAAAGAAAATTCGCCCTTGAGAAACCAAGGGAGAACGAACTATGGCAGGAGGAGTCTGAGGGACGTTGAGGAGGTGCTGGAGGCTGCTCGCACGTTCCCTTCCGTGCCCGCTGCACTAAACACTCAAATGAAAGGTGCGCACGGGGAGGCTGTCGCGCCGTCGAAAGACATCATCTTTTCAAAATTCGCTCTGAAATCGGCTCTAGATCGCAacgagtggaagaggaaaggagggagattctCGTTCGACAGACTGGTCCACGTGTGCAGCGAGACCGTGGCGCAGAGCATCCGACAGTGCATCGCCGAATCCCCCGACGAAGTCCCCGCCAACGTCAAGGACATCGGCCTGGAGAGAGGGGCGGCCATCATCGGGGACATGATCAGGGAGTTTGTGGCCACGCTCCCCTCCGACGCcgataagaaggagggggaggctagCAAAGGAGAGGGCGGCGCGGAGGGCGAAGACGGGAAGGACGTCACGCCCCTCGCGGAAGACAAGACGATTGTCCACGAGGccaaagacgacgacgacgacggcaagGAGACGCCAACGTCGCCGCCGACGCCTCCTCCTGACGAGATAAGAGAAGCCTTACTCGACGACGATGAGGCGGAAACCATAAAAGATTCATCCTCGCCAAGAACGAGTCAAGATATCTGCGATGATAACACTTCAGACGAGGTGCCTGACGGAGTAAGAATAAGTGGCTGTGGCGGCACGTTCGTGTTGCCATCCTTCAAGAAGCTGGAGGAGCCCAAAGTTGTGAGCAGGAGAGGCTCCGTGGACGCGCAGGAGTCGTCGCGAATCCGGCTGAGCAAGACAGGGAAGATCGAGGTCGTGGACGCGAGCGAAGTGGGCGACGAGCCCGACTCCATCACGGAGGAGGGCGGCGACCGCCTCGAGTCGGAGGACGAAGGCAGATTCCAGGACAGCGTAAGCTCCCAGCAGGAAGGCCCCGATGCGCCCTCGGCCAGGAGGAGCAGCTTCACGGAGCGGTTCAACCTGTGGCGGATGTCGTGGAAGTATAAGAACGACAGCCAGCCGCCCAGTCGCAGCGAATCGCTCAAGATACGGCTGATGCAGCGGCGCGGGAGCGGTTCCGAATTCAGCATGAGTTACGACAGCGTGCGGCGCTCGATGTCAGGGAACTTGAACGACCTGTTTTCCGGGGGCGGTCAGAGGCGCGCGAGTACCGTGGAGACACCGAGGCTTGCCAGGAGGAACTCGGAGCAAAAGGTGTCGTATCCGAGGCGAGGGTCGCTTACCAATCTGATCTTTAGGAGTGCTAGCGACACCAGCGCCTCCCAGAGGTTGAATGTGGACGATAGACTCCGGAAGATCAACAAGATGGACAAGGCGTCGGTCGAGCGGGCCTCGGATGCCTACAGCTACTTCTTCGACTACCCTGTCCTGCACCAAG aCGCGAGAGAGCTTGCCCGCCAGGAACTCCACTCCGCCCTCCGCGAGTCCTGCAGCCGCGGCGATGTGTCCCGGGCGAAGGCTATCCTGCGGGACCTCGGCGCCGAGGCTGAGATCATCATCAACTCGGCGCCCAACGGATCCAACACGCTGCTCTTCAA AGCATGCGAGGAGGGGCAGCGAGAGATGGTGCGACTGTTGCTTGACCATGGTGCAGACGGAAGGATCCATCCAGTCACCAAATACTCGCCTTTGTACATTGCGTGCTACTATGGCCGCAGGGACATCGCTGAAATGCTGCTTAAG AAATTTCCAACTTTAGTCAATGTGTCAACTGTAGAGCGATGGTTACCCTTGCATGCTTGCATCATCAACGGCCACACTTCCGTTCTGGAACTGTTGCTCAAGTTTCCATATCCAGAGGAAGCTTTGAGAAAGTATTG GGACAAAACTGGGCAGTATGAGTATGAGATGGCATTTGACATCAATATGAAAGATGTCACTGGACAAAGTGCTTTGTACTTAGCTTGTTATGTTGGCAACCAAAAACTTGTGGACCTTCTTTTGAAGCACAGAATACAAGCAACCAAAGTTAAG ACCAAAGAAGAAATCGAGAAGGAGAGACAGCAGAAAGAAATGGACTCAAGCAGCAACGACTCCAAGTCCAGCAGTAGAGAGAACACAAAGACGAGCATTGACTCCACCTCGGACTTAGCAGAGAAGAGCGATGATGTTGCCAGCCCAACCAAGCACCGCATTTCGGGAGGGATTCAGGCCCTGATGTCGAAACTGAATCTCGTGAAAACAGATGCCAATCAAAAGGATAACATGATATCACCGCTTGATATCGATATGTATTGTAATAGCAACACAG AGACGGCTCTTCACATAGCTGTGAAGAACAAGCATCACAGTATTGTGTCAATGCTGTTAGCAGCTGGAGCCAACCCCAACCTGCGAGTGTATCTGCCAGATGACGAAATGGCTAGATTAGCCGAGGACGAATATATATTCACAG ACTGCTTTAGAAACAAAAACTTTCATTCAAACTTTGACTATGTATACAAAGAAATTAGGCTCTACCAAGCTATATGGGGCAACAAAATTCCATCAGGCTCCACAGCGCTGGTCGAGGCTTGCCGGAACAGGGACTTGGGCATGTTGGATCTCCTTCTGAAAAGCCATGCCAGGGACGACGAGTGCAAGGCCCTCTTCATTGCGGCACACGCCAAAGATGAAATCATTGTGTCCAAGCTTCTGGCGCTCAAG GCACACCCAGACCCAGAGTTCAAGGTGAACAAAAGAGCTCTAGAAATTAAACCGAGCCAACAATTCAGTTCCTTGAGTGTCAGCAATGCCGGGGGTGTTTATTCTTCACTAGCCCCCTCCACGCCAGTCATGATTAACTGGCACGGACAGAGGTGTCTGTCTTACCTGAAG GACCAATGGCTAGTCGATGCCTCAGTAAACCTGAACCCAAAGCTGAGGTTGAGTCCACGCAACCAAGTGATTGCCCTGTATGCCATCACGCGCTTAGACATCTCAAACAATGCTCTCACGGAGTTGCCTGATATGATCTTCCAACTTCCTAGTCTGAAG ACTTTGAATGCAGCCCAGAACAAGATTGAGAAACTCCCCCCAAACATAGGACATTTTATTGACGGCACTGTTACTCTCCCGCGTAAAGGTTCCAAAAAAGAGCTTGTGATTGGTCCTTTGTCTGTGTTAGAGGAGGTTCATTTACAg GACAACAGATTAGACTCTTTACCAGATGGAATCTTTACGCTCCCTACACTCCAGCTTCTTGACGTATCCAACAACAAGTTATCCTCATTACCTTACAAGATCTGGACGGCCCCTAAGCTGAGAGAGCTCAACGCTTCCCTCAACCTCCTACACGACCTCCCTGTGCGGCCTGAGGGACAAGGTCATGACTCTG GCATGAGTTCTGATGCTGTAAGTGAGGTGAGTGATGAGGACAGCCTCTCGTCAGCCAGTGAACTACAGCTGAGTCTCATGGACGATTCCACAGATGAGTCTCCAGCACGAAGGAAGACACCAGACCACAG AGGGGTTCTCTCTCTGGGCAAGCATGGCAATGTCATCACCTGCTGCCGACGTCGAGACCTGAAACACCACAGCCTCTGGTCCAATACAGTGGAGATCCAGGAGTCTCTTGTTGGtgtcagagagacagaagaggagactATGTCCAACCTCCAGTCTCTCAACCTTTCTCACAACTCTTTTACGTCCGTTCCCAGTGGCCTGGCCTGCCTGGCTCTTTCTCTCAACCGTCTCAACCTTAGTTATAACAG ATTAAGTGAGATGGGCGCAGCCACTTGCTATCCTGTTGGGTTAAAGCAGTTGGATCTCTCTCACAACCGTATCCGAGCCTGGCCTACAGTTTCTCGTAGTGAGTCGCTGGAAAGCCTCGAGTCAACCTTGCCATCATGTTATGCCCTTGCTGAAGTATCCAGGAGTGCTAAATTTGCATGCCAAG tacAAACTAGTaaactccaccccttctccttcctcccgcctcacAATTACATAGGTCGAAAGTACAGCCAGAACCTGAACGTAAACCGCGTGAGGGGGGGCACCAGCTCCCCCTTGGGCGTCTCCCCCACCCCTGGGCTCTGTATCCACCGCCGTCACATTCGGCTTGAGTCTCTAAGGACACTCATTCTGGCCGACAACTCTCTCACACGCCTCAACCTCTACCTGGACGACAACGAGTTCTCTGTTGTTTCAGAAGTTGATGAAAACGAA GCCAGTCCCGTCCGAAGCAGTGCACCAAGGAAGTCCTGGTTGCTGTTTCCTAACCTGTCAATGTTGGATGTCAGCAACAACCTCCTCAGAGAGTTGCCAACAACACTACATGAGCTTACAAACTTGTct GTTCTCAACATATCAGGCAACACTGACATCACAGAGCTGCCCCCAGAGATGGGACTCCTCTCTAGGCTGTGGAACCTCAACACACGAGCATGCTCTCTGCAGGAGCCCTTGAAGTCCATGATTGATAGCAAGAAATACAAGACGATGGATGTGATTGGATATTTGAAG AGTATACTTGAGGATGCAAGACCATATGCCCGCATGAAGCTGATGATCGTAGGCGTGCAAGGCATTGGCAAGACATCCCTCCTAGAACAGCTCAGGCAAGAGGGTACTGGATCATACAGGAAGAAGCCAGTGgag CACTGGGCAAAGCGAATgggaaacaaaaacatcaatacccGCACCTCCAGAGGGACAAGCATGTCAACCGTTGGTGTTGATATTGGTGACTGGATATTTGAGAAGAAAGTCCGCGGTCATAGTAACTATGGCCCTGTGGTGTTCAG gACATGGGACTTTGGTGGGCAGAAAGAATACTACGCCACCCACCAGTACTTCCTTTCAAAGCGGTCCCTCTACCTGGTTGTGTGGAAGATCAGTGATGGTGAGCGAGGGGTGGCTGAGATCCTGCAGTGGCTGGTCAACATTCAG GCACGAGCTCCAAACTCTCCAGTGCTTATTGTGGGGACGCACTACGATCTAGTGAAGGAAAAGTTCCCTCCATCATGGAGTGAGGACCTCCAGCAAATGATTAGGGACAGATTCATCAATGTCATTGATGCAGATAAGCTTGGTCTCCCTCGAGTGTTGGACACCATTGAG GTGAGCTGCAAGACTCGACACAACATCAAGCTACTCTGTAACTTGATATATGATACAGTGTTCTCCCTGAAAACTCCAG GGAGCAAAGAACGCCTCCTGGAGCAGCGCATCCCAGCCTCCTATCTAGCTCTGGAGGATGTGGTTGGAGTCTTGGCCCTAGAGAGACGAGTCCAGGGCAGAGACCCAGTGTTGCCTGCAGACAAGTACCAGGCACTCGTGACTCAAGAGATGTCAGCCAGGGGTCATAGGCCTTTCAGGGACTCAGCAGAGTTGAATCAGGCCACAACATTCCTGCATGAGAATG GTGTCATGTTACATTATGAAGATGCAACACTGAAAGATCTGTACTTCCTAGATCCACAATGGCTGTGTGACATGCTAGCCCACGTCGTAACTATCAGAGAAATTAATCCTTTTGCTCGGAACG GCATAATGAAGTTAGATGACCTGAAACACGTATTCAAATCATCCACCTGCGCCCCCATGGATGCCAAGTCGTACATAGTGAACCTCCTGAACAAGTTTGAGGTTGCACTCACATGGGACAACAGGACACTGCTCATCCCGTCCCTGTTGCCATCAGAGGAGCAATTACGTAGTGGGCTCCCGGGCATGGATGTCAGG ATTCCAGTACGCTCAAGAGGCTGGGCTGTTCGCAGCAAAAAGTTCTCCAGCTCAACAGGCTCCACCATTGTTGGGAATTCAGCATTCTATATGACAAATGCAGATGTGAGAAAGCCAGCCAGGCCTCTCTCTTACCACGGTCTCACCACAGAAGCGATAG GGAGCCCCAAGAAGGAGTCGGAGGAAGTGGGCCTAACCCCATCAGCAGACCCCCCAGCAGTGCAAGTGACACACCGCTCAGCCCCTCATGCAGCCATCCGGAGGCTGCTGCTCATGTCCTACTTTCCATCTGGCTTTTGGTCTCGACTCATCACCCGTATTTTGGCAGACGATGCTGTCGTTGACATCATTAGGAATTACTTTGTCATGCCCAGAGAG GTGCTAAATGACCGTGATTTATCATCGGTGTTGGGAGGGCAGGCAGAGTGGGTGTGCTGGCAAACAGGCATGGAGCTCCACTATGCCCACACCACACTCTTCCGCATGAGGGAAGTTCTGCCCTTGCACATGCACTGTCAACCTTCACATGGGCCCCATACGCCCACGCATGGAGCCAGCCATACCAGTCAGCTCACGTATGACTACAAGAGCATGCGTTTCCTTGTCAGACAGGAAGGCGTGTGGTCTGATGTtgag GTAAACAACTCAGCAGTCCTAGAAATCATCCTTCCCAATGAGGCTGTGGTGATTAAACGGCCCTTGCAGGAAAATGATGCCACAAGCACGGCTGCGGACATTCTAGCCTGTGGCATTCAGTCGGTGGTCCTTGATCCAGCTCCTGAGTGTGTGGCAAAGCTCCTCTCACTTGCAGTGGACCACATTGACACTCTCTTAGAAGATTG GTACCCAACTTTAGGCACGAGGTTTGTGCATACAAGCGAGGGCAAGTTCTTGGTGACACGCCTGGTTCCATGCCCTGTGTGCCTGGAATGCCATGGGCAGCACGAGGGCCCTGGAAACCACCCTCAGGCACGGCACCTGCCTGATAACTGGGGTTCATTTGTGGAGATGAACCCTCTCTACTGCTCTATGACAGCCTCACAGATATCGCAG GACCTCAATGTCTCCCACACATCACTGGAGCGCTCTCTTCTCACTAATAGTTTAATGGGAAGTCTGGCTCCGTCGCAACAG GGTCACCCACTTGTAGGCGTCCCATCCCCACAGCCAGGTGGAAGATCATCCACATCCTCCACTGCTgcaggtgtaggaggaggaggcactgtgggagggggagtgtcACCAGGTGGAGCAGCTATCGGGGGGAACATGTCACCTCAGCTTCCTAGACGCAGCTGGGGATCTCGGGAGTCATACACGTCTGACGGAGATAGCGGTGTTGGAGCTGAATCTACTACCTCAAG ATATTTTGTCATGAACTGCAAGTGTCGTAGTcagcatttatatatttttaattg TCGCAAGCCATCAGCCGAAGGGAGACCAGACCTCGACAACAGTGGAAACAACGAAGGAGAGACATCAGGTGGCCAAGAGGTGACACCAGTCGTCTATTCCTTCATGGTGGAGGAATGCATTCTAGCTGCTTACACTGCTCGCTCCGTGCCGTGTCCTCTCCATGCGGATCTTCTCTTGGCTCAGATTGCGCCCGACACA GTTTTCCTAGACTTAGGTGACAGGTACCTTGTTCGTCCAGAGCTGATCAAACAGGGCAAACTACTAGGCCGCGGAGGCTTTGGCTTCGTCTTCCAAGGGGCATGTCGCAACAGAGCTAGTGGGGCTCCCATGGATGTGGCCCTTAAGATGCTGCAGCCTGTTGATCCTGGAACCAGTGCCAGACAGAGTGCCATTGTTGCTTATAAG GCTGCTCAGAGCAAGTGGGAACGAGACCCCCTGCAGTACGCATGCAAGGCTTATTGCTCAGCAAGACAAGAGGTgaacattctcctctctctccgccatcCTCACATTGTTCCCTTGGTGGGCGTATGTCCGCGTCCCCTGGCCCTTGTCCTAGAGTTGGCACCCCAAGGAGCTCTTGACCAGTGTCTTAAGCATTACCAGAGATCGGGAGCCAGACTTTCCCTCCATACATTGCAAGCTGTTGTGTTACAG GTTGCCAAAGCCCTGGAGTACCTGCACGGCCAACACATCATCTATCGAGATCTAAAGAGTGAAAATGTTCTCGTGTGGGaacttcctccacctttccatcACCAGCCTCAGCCCAAAGTAGATGTCCGACTTGCTGACTATG GTATTAGTAGATCGAGTCTGCCTACTGGAACGAAGGGCTTTGGGGGCACAGAAGGATTCATGGCACCAGAGATGATGAGACACAACGGAGAAGAAGAATACACAGAAAAA GTTGATTGCTTCTCTTTCGGCATGTTCATGTACGAGCTTTTGACAACACACCAACCATATGAACATTGTGACAATGTGAAGGAGCACGTGTTGGAGGGAGGGCGGCCAGCTCTCACGCACAGG GAGACAGAATACCCCGTGTATGTGCTTGACCTGATGGTGATGTGCTGGTCACAGCAGCCGAGGCTACGACCCTCTGCATCCCAGATCGTGTCCATCGCCTCGGCACCAGAGTTTACCCACCTCCTGGACGTGGCCTCGCTTGATCACTCCCTTAATATCATGGATGCAATAAGGGTGCCACCTGTGTTGGTGAAGGATGAAG ATGGAGAATTAGTTGTGCGTGATCAAGGCAGCATCTGGGTGAGCCGTACTTCACCGCAACTGGACATGGTGGGTGCAGGTGAATGGGGTTGGGGTGCTTACACCAGCATAGAGGGGCTTCCCGACACCATAACTGCAATGTGCTGTGTTGGGGAATACGTTTGGCTAGGAGACAGTGCTGGAAATATCCATGGCTATAG CACCCGTGACTATGGGAGAGTCTTTAGCTATTGCCTCGAGCCCGATGCACCCCAGTCATCTCCTGTTCGCTCACTCTGCAGCTTGCATGCACTAGGAAGAGTTGCAGTTGCTCTTTGCAATGGACGTCTTTTCCTGTGCAGTTCAGACGTTACACCAACATCCCCTGTGCTTGGTGAAGGAAGCTTTGTTATGACTGAGTTAGCTGGATCCACACAGGAGATTCACTGTTTGGCAGTGGCCCAGACTCCTACTACATG GTCTTTATGGTGTGGAGGCAGCGAGGGGACAATGAGCATCTTTTCCCTGCGTGATGATGGCTTGGTGGTGAGCCAGGACTCTGTCTCACACTTCaccacctccacaccccctccctcaggAGATGCCTGTGATGTCCTGATCCTCCATGCACCACAGACGATCTCAGCTGTTTCTAGACACTTAAGGAATTCTATATGGTCTTATGTTTATCCAG GCTGTGTTGTATATCACTGGGATGTAAAGGAGAAGAAATTAGTTAACAGATTGGACTGTTCTAAGTTAGTTCCTTGTTCTGAAAGTCTGCAGTCCATCAGCATTGAAGAGCACCTTTCCCCTTCACAATGTCAG GTCTCAGCTGTAGCAGTGTGTGGAGGTGAGGTGTATGTGGGGACGACCTGGGGCTGTGTTGTGGTGGCTGAGGCAGAGTCCATGCGGCCCATCACAGTCTTCCGGCCCTACGAGGATGAGGTGCGAGCCATTGTCCCACTGCCACCAACATCGGTCATTGTTGAGCCAGAGTTGGGATCTGGAGATGTATCAGATAGCAGTGAAGGGGACATTGAGAGGCTGATGAACCCGGTACCACTGCTGGCTACTATTGGGAAGGGCTACCGCAATCTGCTGGGCCGGTACGCACCCATTCCCAGATCAGCACAACCCGAGCCGGGTGCCCAGAGAGCCATGTACTGCTTGCTATGGCGAGCACACCACTGGCTCAACACATGA